A single window of Parabacteroides pacaensis DNA harbors:
- a CDS encoding DUF1015 domain-containing protein: MAKIKPFKGIRPPQNLVEEVASRPYDVLNSEEAREEAKGNEKSLYHIIKPEIDFPEGTDEHDEIVYQKAVENFKKFQEKGWLVQDNKEQYYIYAQTMNGRTQYGLVVCACVEDYLNGVIKKHELTRRDKEEDRMKHVRINNANIEPVFFAYPENKELDEIVKKYTEAPPVYDFIATLDGFGHHFWTIDNENDIARITELFSAMPALYIADGHHRSAAAALVGAEKAKQNPNHQGDEEYNFFMAVCFPANQLTIIDYNRVVKDLNGLTEEEFLEKLKKNFVVEEKGIEIYKPVALHNFSLYLGGKWYSLTAKPGTYNDNDPIDVLDVTISSNLILDEVLGIKDLRSDKRIDFVGGIRGLGELKRRVDSGEMKVALALYPVSMNQLINIADTGNIMPPKTTWFEPKLRSGLVIHKLD; the protein is encoded by the coding sequence ATGGCTAAAATTAAACCGTTTAAAGGCATACGTCCTCCTCAAAATTTAGTTGAAGAGGTAGCTTCACGTCCATACGACGTTTTAAATTCCGAAGAAGCTAGAGAAGAGGCAAAAGGAAATGAAAAGTCTCTCTATCATATTATTAAACCGGAAATTGATTTTCCAGAAGGAACAGATGAACACGATGAGATAGTTTATCAAAAAGCCGTTGAGAATTTTAAAAAGTTTCAAGAAAAAGGGTGGTTGGTACAAGACAATAAAGAACAATACTATATTTATGCTCAAACCATGAATGGTCGTACACAATACGGCTTAGTAGTATGTGCTTGCGTAGAAGACTATTTGAACGGTGTTATAAAAAAACATGAACTTACACGCCGAGACAAGGAAGAAGACCGGATGAAACATGTACGCATTAACAATGCTAATATAGAACCTGTGTTTTTTGCTTATCCCGAAAATAAAGAATTAGATGAAATTGTAAAAAAATATACGGAAGCACCACCTGTATACGACTTTATTGCCACTTTGGACGGGTTTGGCCATCACTTCTGGACCATTGATAACGAAAATGATATAGCTCGTATTACAGAATTATTTTCTGCTATGCCTGCTTTATATATTGCTGACGGTCACCACCGTTCTGCTGCTGCTGCTTTAGTGGGGGCTGAAAAAGCAAAACAAAATCCAAATCACCAAGGAGACGAGGAATATAACTTTTTTATGGCTGTTTGTTTTCCGGCAAATCAATTAACCATTATCGATTATAACCGGGTAGTGAAAGACTTAAACGGACTCACAGAAGAAGAATTCTTAGAAAAATTAAAAAAGAATTTTGTCGTTGAAGAAAAAGGTATTGAAATATACAAACCTGTTGCTTTGCATAACTTTTCTCTATACTTAGGGGGTAAATGGTATTCTCTCACCGCAAAACCAGGTACGTATAATGATAATGATCCGATTGATGTATTGGATGTTACTATTTCCTCTAACTTGATTTTAGATGAAGTGTTAGGAATCAAAGACCTTAGATCCGATAAACGTATTGATTTTGTAGGAGGGATCCGGGGATTAGGCGAATTAAAACGTCGTGTGGATTCTGGCGAAATGAAAGTTGCATTAGCTCTTTATCCGGTTTCGATGAATCAATTAATTAATATTGCTGATACCGGTAATATTATGCCACCAAAAACAACTTGGTTTGAACCTAAATTACGCTCAGGGTTAGTAATTCACAAATTAGATTAA
- a CDS encoding RES domain-containing protein: MKELYEQMKQLFFMERENDDFLENLFVVLQKYVEILQTYNSSLSYITDDNITEVKKTNKDIKKCIEYYLEGRYHLAYRLVERLLNKIIGENYHVVSVNEIFYRCRTKKTEDTEEISSCIKMFHIPFNERHKVSTQRYSAPGYPCLYLGSSIYNCWQELGCNCNNLYASHFGVRNEFRVIDLRFPELDDLTDNNNVVTFLKKFPLILSTSQRIHQNEKEGTFHPEYIISQLITEYIITGNNKKHKNKKCPFGLFDFVLGVYYTSTHIDSRYKASLSLFSNLALPAIDFKTKKTYCQYLASYFSITDPLRCKCVSINKELNELSDEDIKCIFMGLLEIEIELNYRQKYLYLHSIVDNKLFRLDNDIEYKMCRLDMINSNDVIIVSPDKISSN; the protein is encoded by the coding sequence ATGAAAGAATTATATGAACAAATGAAGCAACTGTTTTTCATGGAACGGGAAAACGATGATTTTCTTGAAAATTTATTTGTGGTGTTACAAAAATATGTAGAAATATTACAAACTTACAACTCTTCGCTTTCATATATTACTGATGATAATATTACAGAAGTAAAAAAGACAAATAAAGATATTAAGAAATGTATTGAATACTACTTAGAAGGAAGATATCACTTAGCTTATCGTTTGGTAGAAAGATTATTAAATAAAATTATTGGAGAAAACTATCATGTAGTGTCTGTAAATGAGATTTTTTATAGATGTAGGACAAAAAAAACAGAAGACACAGAAGAAATATCTTCTTGTATAAAGATGTTTCATATTCCTTTTAATGAAAGACATAAAGTTTCAACTCAACGATATAGCGCACCAGGTTATCCTTGTTTATATCTGGGTAGCAGTATATATAATTGCTGGCAAGAATTAGGATGTAATTGTAATAATCTGTATGCATCTCATTTTGGTGTGAGAAATGAATTTCGTGTTATTGACTTAAGGTTTCCTGAATTAGACGATTTAACTGATAATAATAACGTCGTAACTTTCTTAAAAAAATTCCCTCTTATCCTTAGTACTTCGCAACGGATACATCAAAACGAAAAAGAGGGAACTTTCCACCCTGAATATATAATCTCTCAACTTATTACAGAGTATATTATTACAGGCAATAATAAAAAACATAAAAATAAAAAATGTCCTTTTGGGCTTTTTGACTTTGTTTTAGGAGTATATTACACTTCAACTCATATAGATAGTAGATATAAAGCTTCCCTGTCTTTATTTTCTAATCTTGCACTTCCTGCTATAGATTTTAAGACAAAAAAAACATATTGCCAGTATCTTGCTTCTTATTTTAGTATAACAGACCCTCTTCGTTGTAAATGTGTTTCTATAAACAAGGAACTAAATGAATTGTCTGACGAAGATATTAAATGTATATTTATGGGATTATTAGAAATAGAAATCGAGCTTAACTATAGGCAAAAATATCTCTATTTGCATTCTATAGTGGATAATAAACTATTTCGTTTAGATAACGATATTGAGTATAAAATGTGCCGTTTAGATATGATAAATTCTAATGATGTAATTATAGTTAGCCCCGATAAAATTTCTAGCAATTAA
- the serC gene encoding 3-phosphoserine/phosphohydroxythreonine transaminase: MKKHNFYAGPSILSEYTIKNTAAAVENFAGTGLSLLEVSHRSKEFVAVMDEAQALVKELLEVPAGYEVIFVGGGASMQFCMVPFNLLNKKASYLDTGTWASKAIKEAKLFGEVDVVASSKEANYTYIPKNYTVPEDSDYFHITTNNTIYGTELHNDPDVKVPLVADMSSDIFSRPVDITKYNIIYAGAQKNLAPAGVTIAIVRTDALGHVDRSIPTMLNYKTHIEKGSMFNTPPVLPVYSALQTLKYYKELGGIPAIQKKNIEKASLLYDEIDRNKLFHGTAVPEDRSLMNVCFVMNEEYKDLEAEFASFAASKGMIGIKGHRSVGGFRASLYNAMPVESVKALIDTMKEFEKEH; the protein is encoded by the coding sequence ATGAAGAAGCACAATTTTTATGCAGGCCCTTCTATTTTAAGTGAATACACAATCAAGAATACAGCCGCTGCTGTGGAAAATTTTGCAGGCACAGGTCTTTCTCTTCTTGAAGTATCCCATCGTAGCAAAGAATTCGTTGCTGTGATGGATGAAGCCCAAGCTTTAGTAAAAGAATTGTTAGAGGTTCCGGCTGGTTACGAAGTTATATTTGTAGGAGGTGGAGCCAGCATGCAATTCTGTATGGTTCCGTTTAACTTGCTAAATAAAAAAGCTTCCTATTTAGATACAGGTACATGGGCATCAAAAGCCATCAAAGAAGCAAAATTGTTTGGTGAAGTAGATGTAGTTGCCTCTTCAAAAGAAGCAAATTACACATATATCCCTAAAAATTATACTGTTCCGGAAGATTCTGATTATTTCCATATTACAACTAATAACACCATTTACGGAACAGAATTACATAACGATCCGGACGTAAAAGTTCCATTAGTGGCAGACATGTCTTCCGATATATTTTCTCGTCCGGTAGATATCACAAAATATAATATTATCTATGCAGGTGCACAAAAAAACCTGGCTCCGGCAGGAGTAACAATTGCCATTGTGCGGACTGATGCGCTAGGACACGTAGACCGCTCTATTCCAACTATGCTGAATTACAAAACTCATATAGAAAAAGGTTCTATGTTCAATACCCCTCCTGTGTTACCGGTATATTCAGCTTTACAAACTTTAAAATATTATAAAGAATTAGGTGGTATTCCGGCTATTCAAAAAAAGAATATCGAAAAAGCTTCCCTTTTATACGATGAAATAGATCGTAATAAATTATTTCATGGTACTGCCGTTCCGGAAGATCGTTCTTTAATGAACGTTTGTTTTGTAATGAACGAAGAATATAAAGACTTAGAAGCAGAGTTTGCCAGCTTTGCTGCTTCCAAAGGAATGATTGGCATCAAAGGTCACCGGTCTGTAGGCGGATTCCGCGCTTCTCTATATAATGCAATGCCTGTTGAAAGTGTAAAAGCTTTGATCGACACAATGAAAGAATTTGAAAAAGAACATTAA
- a CDS encoding indolepyruvate oxidoreductase subunit beta, which yields MKTDIILSGVGGQGILSIAAVIGEAALQNGLYMKQAEVHGMSQRGGDVQSNLRISDSPIASDLIPKGHADLIISLEPMEALRYLPYLKKDGWLVTNSEPFINIPNYPAIEQIMAELDKLPNKVVLDVEKIAKEVASVRSANIVMLGAASPFLGIAYDKIEDGIRSIFNRKGEDIVNMNLKALDAGLQVANKMMK from the coding sequence ATGAAAACAGATATTATACTTTCGGGAGTAGGAGGACAAGGTATTTTGTCTATTGCAGCTGTTATCGGAGAGGCTGCTTTGCAGAACGGTTTGTATATGAAACAAGCAGAAGTCCATGGTATGAGTCAGCGAGGAGGAGATGTACAGTCTAATCTTCGTATTTCAGACAGTCCTATTGCTTCTGATTTAATCCCTAAGGGGCATGCGGATCTTATTATTTCTTTGGAGCCTATGGAAGCATTGCGCTATTTACCTTATTTAAAAAAAGATGGTTGGTTAGTAACTAATTCTGAACCATTTATCAATATTCCTAATTATCCGGCAATAGAACAAATAATGGCAGAACTAGATAAATTACCTAATAAAGTTGTTTTAGATGTAGAAAAAATAGCTAAAGAAGTTGCCTCGGTTCGTAGTGCTAATATAGTTATGTTAGGGGCGGCTTCTCCATTTTTAGGTATAGCTTATGATAAAATAGAGGACGGTATCCGAAGTATTTTTAACCGCAAGGGTGAAGATATTGTCAATATGAACCTAAAAGCATTAGATGCTGGCTTGCAAGTAGCAAATAAAATGATGAAATAA
- a CDS encoding DUF5053 domain-containing protein: protein MDLSKYLPTPEMQAEFEEFKKLKTPEEKEAFKKARKARFDAKTEEEKAQYLQNSEEGLKATIDRAEEVLLIAQLGDLAGALSLSYIAKKYFNRSKEWLYQRLNGYKVNGKPAQFTPEERKKLADALLDISNQAKNFALSIN from the coding sequence ATGGACTTATCAAAATATTTACCGACTCCAGAAATGCAAGCGGAATTTGAGGAGTTTAAGAAATTGAAAACTCCGGAAGAAAAAGAAGCTTTTAAAAAAGCAAGAAAAGCTCGTTTTGATGCAAAAACAGAGGAAGAGAAAGCCCAGTACCTTCAAAATTCAGAAGAGGGATTAAAAGCAACAATTGATAGAGCCGAAGAGGTTTTGTTAATCGCCCAATTAGGAGATTTAGCAGGAGCTTTATCTTTGAGTTATATAGCAAAGAAATATTTTAATCGCTCTAAAGAATGGTTATATCAACGTTTAAACGGTTATAAAGTAAATGGTAAACCCGCACAATTTACACCGGAAGAACGAAAAAAACTAGCAGATGCCTTATTAGATATAAGTAATCAAGCTAAGAACTTTGCGCTTTCTATTAATTAG
- the mltG gene encoding endolytic transglycosylase MltG, translating into METRKKKLSKHAMWTGIGGILVLFILSACVFLYQTAYVPNFTPSHTVYVYIDNTKSFDTLISQLRDSAQCNNIHSFIRLSHWLKYQDQIKTGRYAVRPGMSNLDLLNELRRGQQIAVRFTFNNVRLIDELAERIASQLMLTKTDLLSLLRDSVECVALGFTPETIQAMFIPNTYEVYWNITPESLLKRMKKEYDIFWNEKRLAKAKEIGLSPLEVAILASIVEEETAVYDEYPIVAGLYINRLKRGIPLQADPTIKYALGDFTLQRILFEHLEIDSPYNTYKYVGLPPGPLRIPTIKGMDAVLNYMHHNYLYMCAKEDFSGRHNFAVTLMEHNRNANRYRAELNRRNIR; encoded by the coding sequence ATGGAAACGAGAAAAAAAAAATTATCCAAACATGCGATGTGGACCGGGATAGGAGGGATTTTAGTTCTTTTTATTCTTTCAGCATGTGTATTTTTATATCAAACAGCTTATGTTCCTAACTTTACTCCTTCCCATACAGTATACGTTTATATTGATAATACTAAAAGTTTTGATACGTTAATTAGTCAGCTTCGCGATTCTGCTCAATGTAATAACATACATAGCTTTATTCGTTTATCTCATTGGCTGAAGTATCAGGATCAGATAAAGACCGGCCGTTATGCAGTCCGGCCTGGTATGAGTAATTTGGATTTATTAAATGAATTGAGGCGTGGTCAACAAATTGCTGTACGTTTTACTTTTAATAATGTCAGGTTAATAGATGAACTTGCCGAGCGTATCGCTAGTCAGTTAATGTTGACGAAGACAGATCTATTATCCTTACTAAGAGATTCTGTTGAATGTGTGGCCTTAGGTTTTACGCCGGAGACTATTCAAGCTATGTTTATTCCTAATACGTATGAAGTATATTGGAATATAACCCCCGAAAGTTTGCTTAAACGAATGAAAAAAGAATATGATATTTTTTGGAATGAAAAACGTTTAGCAAAAGCAAAAGAAATAGGATTATCACCTTTGGAAGTAGCTATATTAGCTTCCATTGTAGAAGAGGAAACTGCTGTATATGACGAATATCCTATTGTGGCAGGACTTTATATAAATCGGCTAAAGCGGGGAATTCCTTTACAAGCGGATCCGACAATAAAGTATGCTTTAGGAGATTTCACACTTCAACGTATTCTCTTCGAGCATTTAGAAATTGACTCTCCTTATAATACTTATAAGTATGTTGGTTTACCTCCTGGACCTTTGCGTATTCCTACTATAAAAGGAATGGATGCCGTATTAAATTATATGCATCATAATTATTTATATATGTGTGCGAAAGAAGATTTTTCCGGGAGACACAATTTTGCTGTAACGCTGATGGAACATAATCGTAATGCTAACCGATACAGGGCAGAACTAAACCGACGTAACATTCGTTAG
- a CDS encoding tyrosine-type recombinase/integrase, with the protein MAVFATVIRGKRNDGYYPVYIRVSHGSGNVSYIKTAFVVSEKGLKKTYTKSGKEKIEVSDPRILKECMNEIARYIRKLNEVDNEKMSIHEVIQYLTSNEETDLSFTFFANEFISNMVNQNRGNSSRNYKLAIKRLHEFFGKDNILFSDLTALNLTNWIESMKDSARKRNLYPTCIKTIFNAALLQYNDEDRDLIRIKKNPFNRIKIPKNKPSEKRSIEVNVIEQFFTTPIREKVFGDYTKEQIAHDVCMLVFCLAGINTADLYDLKKEALTKDMKLCYNRKKTRDKSDYEAYTEIKVPAIVYPLLERYKGEKGLFCFSERYCDSNTFASVVAKGCKRICETARIVENVTPYSFRHSWATIAINNCGATLDDVAFSLNHASAHKITTTYIRPDYNRIDNLNNKVIKFVFGQ; encoded by the coding sequence ATGGCAGTATTTGCAACAGTAATAAGAGGAAAAAGGAATGATGGGTATTACCCTGTTTACATTCGAGTATCTCACGGCAGTGGTAATGTTTCATACATAAAAACAGCCTTTGTAGTTTCTGAAAAAGGACTAAAGAAAACATATACAAAGTCCGGAAAAGAAAAAATAGAAGTTTCCGACCCACGTATATTAAAAGAGTGTATGAATGAAATAGCTAGATATATCCGCAAATTAAATGAGGTGGATAATGAAAAGATGAGTATTCATGAAGTAATTCAATATCTTACAAGTAATGAAGAAACCGACCTTTCTTTTACTTTTTTTGCGAATGAATTTATAAGCAATATGGTTAACCAAAATCGTGGAAATTCAAGTAGGAATTACAAGTTAGCCATAAAACGCCTGCATGAATTTTTTGGAAAAGACAATATTTTGTTTAGTGACCTTACCGCTTTGAATTTGACAAATTGGATTGAAAGCATGAAAGACAGTGCCCGAAAACGAAATCTCTATCCTACTTGCATCAAAACCATCTTTAATGCGGCCTTATTGCAATACAACGACGAAGACCGCGACCTCATACGTATAAAAAAGAATCCATTTAACCGGATTAAGATTCCTAAAAACAAACCCTCTGAAAAACGGAGTATTGAAGTCAATGTTATAGAACAATTCTTCACTACCCCCATCCGGGAAAAAGTATTTGGTGATTACACAAAAGAACAAATAGCCCATGATGTTTGCATGTTGGTTTTTTGTTTGGCCGGCATTAACACGGCTGATTTATACGACCTCAAAAAAGAAGCACTAACAAAAGATATGAAGTTGTGTTATAACCGAAAAAAGACCCGCGATAAAAGTGATTATGAAGCATACACAGAAATTAAAGTCCCTGCGATCGTATATCCCCTGCTTGAACGGTATAAAGGGGAAAAGGGGTTATTCTGTTTTTCTGAAAGATATTGTGATTCTAATACTTTCGCAAGTGTAGTAGCGAAGGGTTGTAAAAGGATATGTGAAACAGCCAGGATAGTAGAAAATGTAACACCTTATTCTTTTCGTCATAGCTGGGCAACAATAGCAATAAATAATTGCGGAGCCACATTAGATGATGTTGCATTTTCTCTTAACCATGCTTCCGCACATAAAATAACAACTACTTACATACGGCCTGATTACAACAGAATCGATAATCTAAATAATAAGGTGATAAAGTTTGTATTTGGCCAATAA
- a CDS encoding NAD(P)-dependent oxidoreductase, with translation MAKILVATEKPFAPIAVKGIRDAVESAGFELVLLEKYTSKNELLNAVKDVDAIIIRSDIIDTEVFDAAKQLKIVVRAGAGYDNVDLSAATAHNVCVMNTPGQNSNAVAELVFGLLVFAVRGFYNGASGTELKGKKLGIHAYGNVGRNVARIAKGFDMEIYAYDAYCPAEVMEKDGVKPVASAEELYSTCQIVSLHIPATAETKNSINFVLLNKMPKGAILVNTARKEVIDEAGITKMLEERPDFKYITDIKPAIDADLAAKYPDRYFATPKKMGAQTAEANINAGIAAANQIVDFLVNGNEKFRVNK, from the coding sequence ATGGCTAAAATTCTGGTTGCAACAGAAAAACCTTTTGCTCCTATAGCAGTAAAAGGGATCCGGGATGCTGTAGAAAGCGCAGGATTCGAATTAGTACTTCTTGAAAAATATACATCCAAAAATGAACTGCTAAATGCAGTTAAAGATGTGGACGCTATTATTATCCGTAGCGATATTATAGATACGGAAGTTTTTGATGCTGCAAAGCAATTAAAAATTGTTGTCCGTGCAGGTGCAGGATATGATAATGTGGATTTATCCGCAGCAACTGCCCATAATGTTTGCGTAATGAATACGCCGGGACAAAACTCCAATGCCGTTGCAGAATTAGTATTCGGTTTATTAGTATTTGCAGTTAGAGGTTTTTACAACGGTGCTTCCGGTACGGAACTAAAAGGGAAAAAGCTGGGAATTCATGCTTACGGTAACGTAGGACGTAACGTAGCACGTATAGCAAAAGGATTCGATATGGAAATTTATGCTTATGATGCTTATTGCCCTGCCGAAGTAATGGAAAAAGACGGTGTAAAACCTGTAGCTTCGGCTGAAGAACTTTATTCTACCTGTCAAATTGTATCTCTACATATCCCTGCTACAGCAGAAACTAAAAACTCTATTAACTTTGTACTGTTAAATAAAATGCCTAAAGGAGCTATTTTAGTAAATACAGCTCGTAAAGAAGTAATAGACGAAGCTGGAATCACAAAAATGTTGGAAGAACGTCCAGATTTCAAATATATTACCGATATCAAACCTGCCATCGATGCAGACTTAGCTGCAAAATATCCGGATAGATATTTTGCTACTCCTAAAAAAATGGGGGCACAGACTGCCGAAGCTAATATTAATGCCGGAATTGCAGCAGCGAATCAAATTGTTGATTTTTTAGTAAATGGAAATGAAAAATTTAGAGTAAACAAGTAA
- a CDS encoding thiamine pyrophosphate-dependent enzyme → MEKHLFLGDEAIAQAAIDAGLSGVYSYPGTPSTEITEFIQSSPVAKERGIHSRWCANEKTALEAALGMSYAGKRALSCMKHVGLNVAADAFMNMAMSGINGGLILVSADDPSMHSSQNEQDNRVYGNFAMIPMLEPSNQQEAYDMVYEGFELSEKLGYPILLRVTTRMAHSRAGVITRELKEENKIEIASDSRQRFILLPALARKRFKTLLAVQEAFVAASEESKYNKYFNAPDKTLGIIATGIAFNYLSENYPDGFEHPVLKISQYPLPKRMVEKIVDECDEILVLEEGYPVVEEHLKGYLNRGIKVHGRLDGTLERDGELNPDLVGKALGKTITNYYAVPEVVEMRPPALCQGCGHRDMYEALNEVVSEYKNAKVFSDIGCYTLGALPPFRAIDSCIDMGASITMAKGAADAGIFPAISVIGDSTFTHSGMTGLLDCVNENSNVTIIISDNETTAMTGGQDSAGTGRLESICAGIGVDPVHIRVTTPLKKCFEEMKNIIREEIEYPGVSVIIPRRECIQTLTRKKKASKK, encoded by the coding sequence ATGGAGAAACATCTATTTTTAGGAGATGAAGCGATTGCACAGGCTGCTATTGACGCTGGATTGTCCGGCGTTTATTCTTATCCTGGTACTCCTTCTACCGAAATTACTGAATTTATTCAATCATCCCCGGTAGCTAAAGAAAGAGGTATTCATAGTCGCTGGTGTGCTAATGAAAAAACAGCACTCGAAGCTGCTTTAGGTATGAGTTATGCAGGTAAACGGGCACTTAGCTGTATGAAGCATGTAGGTTTAAATGTGGCGGCTGATGCGTTTATGAATATGGCTATGAGTGGAATCAATGGAGGGCTTATTCTTGTTTCGGCAGATGATCCTTCTATGCATTCATCGCAGAATGAACAAGATAATCGGGTATATGGTAATTTTGCTATGATTCCGATGTTGGAGCCCTCTAATCAACAGGAGGCCTATGATATGGTTTATGAAGGTTTTGAATTATCGGAAAAATTGGGATATCCTATCTTGTTGCGTGTAACTACTCGTATGGCGCATTCCCGGGCAGGAGTAATTACTCGTGAATTAAAAGAAGAAAATAAAATAGAAATAGCTTCGGATAGTCGCCAACGTTTTATTTTGTTACCGGCTTTGGCTCGGAAACGGTTTAAAACGTTGTTAGCTGTTCAGGAGGCTTTCGTGGCAGCATCTGAAGAATCTAAGTATAATAAGTATTTTAATGCTCCAGATAAAACCTTAGGTATTATTGCTACCGGAATTGCATTTAATTATTTATCTGAAAACTATCCTGACGGGTTTGAACATCCGGTATTGAAAATTAGCCAGTATCCTCTTCCCAAAAGAATGGTGGAAAAAATAGTGGATGAATGTGATGAAATTTTAGTATTGGAAGAAGGTTATCCGGTCGTAGAAGAACACTTAAAAGGCTATTTAAATCGGGGAATCAAAGTACATGGACGTTTAGACGGAACGTTGGAACGCGATGGAGAATTAAATCCGGATTTAGTAGGAAAAGCGTTAGGGAAAACCATTACTAATTATTATGCAGTTCCTGAAGTGGTAGAAATGCGTCCACCGGCTTTGTGTCAGGGTTGTGGACATCGGGATATGTATGAAGCATTGAATGAGGTTGTAAGCGAGTACAAGAATGCTAAAGTATTTAGTGATATAGGTTGTTATACATTAGGGGCTTTACCTCCTTTCCGGGCAATTGATTCATGTATTGATATGGGGGCTTCTATTACTATGGCTAAAGGAGCAGCTGATGCAGGAATATTCCCTGCTATATCGGTAATAGGCGATTCCACTTTCACTCATTCGGGTATGACTGGTTTATTAGATTGTGTAAATGAAAATAGTAATGTAACCATTATTATTTCTGATAATGAAACAACGGCTATGACAGGAGGACAAGATTCGGCGGGAACCGGAAGATTGGAGTCTATCTGTGCCGGTATTGGCGTAGATCCTGTTCATATACGTGTAACTACCCCTTTAAAGAAATGCTTTGAAGAAATGAAAAACATTATTCGGGAAGAAATAGAATATCCCGGTGTATCGGTTATTATACCTCGCAGGGAATGTATTCAAACGTTAACCAGAAAGAAAAAAGCAAGTAAAAAATAA
- a CDS encoding tyrosine-type recombinase/integrase, translated as MKNLDSQYFGIDNYPISEINASMDIKNSVKVTSIKPRLNLARQGKDGTYPLVIQIIRNRRKRLLYTPFRLYKKEFHLKKEIACNQGHIRKRMVYIRKANEYLVYICKELENIREMLEAKKDLFTVDDIIQIFGIQNNMSCLFTFADYFIHKLKDEHRYGTAANYQNAMNAFLNFIKDPAYSFDQLSFSVIEEYATYLKKQKCQPNTVSFYIRHLRAVYNKAIKEGIVRNNTAPFKNINLKELKTLKRAITKEEISRILQLETTGTYRALGLAKDVFIFSLSTCGMSFVDIAYLTKDNLQGDYLCYSRKKTGQHLQIKIEPLVEKLLEKYADPDSLYLLPLLRKNDTYEGYRYIQRCLNKHIREIGKILGFVFPLTFYVARHSWATLARNEGIPTAIISEGMGHTSEKTTLIYLSQINQQIINHANQLVMRCWS; from the coding sequence ATGAAGAATTTAGATAGCCAATATTTTGGAATAGATAACTATCCTATCTCTGAAATAAATGCAAGTATGGATATTAAAAACAGTGTAAAAGTAACCTCTATTAAACCGAGGCTTAATCTTGCCCGACAGGGTAAAGACGGTACTTATCCTTTAGTAATACAAATTATACGTAATCGTAGGAAACGTTTGCTTTATACTCCTTTTCGTTTGTATAAAAAAGAATTTCATTTAAAAAAGGAAATTGCATGTAATCAAGGGCATATACGGAAACGCATGGTATATATCCGTAAAGCCAATGAGTACCTTGTGTATATTTGTAAAGAACTGGAAAACATTCGGGAAATGTTAGAAGCTAAAAAAGATCTATTTACCGTAGATGATATTATTCAGATTTTTGGGATTCAGAATAATATGTCTTGCTTGTTTACTTTTGCAGATTATTTTATTCATAAACTTAAAGATGAACATAGGTACGGTACCGCTGCTAATTATCAGAATGCAATGAATGCATTCCTAAATTTTATAAAGGACCCTGCTTATTCTTTTGACCAACTCTCTTTTTCGGTGATAGAAGAATATGCTACTTATCTTAAAAAACAAAAATGTCAACCTAATACAGTGTCTTTTTATATCCGGCATTTAAGAGCTGTTTACAATAAAGCTATTAAAGAAGGAATTGTCAGGAATAATACAGCACCTTTCAAAAATATAAATCTGAAAGAATTAAAAACACTTAAACGTGCGATCACAAAAGAAGAGATAAGCCGAATATTGCAATTGGAAACCACCGGAACCTATAGGGCTTTAGGTTTGGCAAAAGATGTGTTTATTTTTAGCTTAAGTACTTGTGGAATGTCATTTGTTGATATTGCTTATCTTACAAAAGATAATTTACAAGGAGATTATTTATGTTATTCCAGAAAGAAAACAGGGCAGCATCTTCAAATAAAAATAGAACCGTTAGTAGAGAAATTACTTGAAAAATATGCAGATCCAGACTCATTGTATTTGCTTCCTTTACTTCGTAAAAATGATACCTATGAGGGGTATCGATATATACAACGTTGTTTGAATAAACATATCCGGGAAATAGGAAAAATATTAGGTTTTGTTTTTCCTCTGACTTTTTATGTAGCGCGCCATTCGTGGGCAACGTTAGCTCGTAATGAAGGAATACCTACTGCTATAATTAGTGAAGGAATGGGGCATACTTCTGAAAAAACAACTCTTATCTACCTCTCTCAAATAAATCAACAAATTATAAATCATGCTAATCAGTTAGTTATGCGATGTTGGAGTTGA